Below is a genomic region from Medicago truncatula cultivar Jemalong A17 chromosome 3, MtrunA17r5.0-ANR, whole genome shotgun sequence.
CAATTCAGATAAAGTTGAGAATAACAGGTTAGCAACAATTTTGATGAATGACGGTAGTTTCATTGAGAAGAAATGGAAGGATATTCGTGTTGGTGAGATtgtaaaaatcaaaacaaatgaaACAATTCCTTGTGATATTGTTTTGTTATCAACTAGTGATCCAACTGGTGTTGCATATGTGCAAACTATTAATCTTGATGGTGAGAGTAATTTGAAGACTAGGTATGCGAAACAGGAGACAGGTTCAAAGGTTCAACCGAGGTATACTGGTTTGATCAAGTGTGAGAAACCGAATAGGAATATATATGGATTTATGGCGAATATGGAAATCGATGGTAAGAAGTTATCACTTGGATCAACCAACATTGTGCTTAGAGGATGTGAGCTTAAGAATACTAGTTGGGCACTTGGTGTTGCAGTCTATTGTGGCCGCGAGACTAAAGCTATGCTTAACAATTCAGGAGCTCCATCGAAAAGAAGTAGACTAGAGACGCGGATGAATTATGAAATCATTATGTTGTCGTTCTTTCTTGTTGCATTGTGTACAATCACGTCTGTTTGTGCTGCGGTTTGGTTGAAGCGCCATAAGGATGAGTTGAATCTGTTGCCTTATTATAGGAAACTTGATTTTTCAAAGCCGGTAGTTGAAGACTATAAGTACTATGGATGGGGATTGGAAATCTTTTTCACATTCCTTATGTCAGTTATAGTTTACCAGGTCATGATTCCTATTGCTTTGTACATTTCTATGGAGCTTGTTCGTGTTGGCCAGGCCTATTTCATGATCGAAGACGATCGATTGTATGATGAGGCTACCAATTCAAAGTTTCAGTGCAGAGCTTTGAATATTAATGAAGATTTAGGGCAAATTAAGTATGTGTTCTCAGATAAAACTGGTACACTTACTGAAAATAAGATGGAGTTTCAATGTGCAAGCATACGAGGAGTCGATTACAGTTCCACAAACACCAGCACGGAGAATGAACTAGGTGAATACTCAGTGCAAGGTGAGAttgatttcttctatttttttactGATATGTGTTATTTTGTTctagtacattttttttaacattgcCTTTAATGCATCTGGTattgtttataattgaaataagataaaggattaTTCGTCAAccaaatttaaacaattttcgtgaaaactttttaaacggttaaaacaGTTCAAATAGCCGTTTAATTAAGTTTAGCAGACGATTAAGGGATATACCTCGTGGTTAATAAGTTGCATTAGTAGTTAATAAGTTTTGCAACCTTATATATTCATTAACCATATACTGAACGTAAATACCTACCTATTTAAGCTGCATTAACCACTTAGATTGTTGTCGCAAAAGGTGTCAAATTTCAGTTGTTCAAATAATAGAACTTGTATTTTTctataattgaaataacattttctttttctgttattTTCTACTCTCAGTTGATGGAAAGATCTTAAAACCAAAGATGAAGGTGAAAGTTAATCCAGAGCTTTTGCAATTGGCAAGAAATGGAGTTGAAAATGTGGAAGGAAAAAGGATTTATGATTTCTTTCTAGCACTTGCAACCTGCAATACTATTGTGCCTATTGTTGTTGACACGCCCGATCCTGATGTCAAGCTGTTAGATTACCAAGGTGAATCACCTGATGAACAAGCATTGGCGTATGCAGCTGCTGCCTATGGTTTTATGCTTATCGAACGAACCTCCGGCCACATAGTCATTGATATTCATGGACAAAGACTCAAGTAAGTTTGTTATGAAAACCTTTCTATCCATAATCGCAATTGAAGCGTATGCATTTTTAGGGTCTAGTCTTTGATAATTATAGTGAAATAATCACAAAAATTTGTAACGCGAGTGTCTAGGGTAGTGTCTGTCTAGtcttgataatgataattaaTGAAATCATCTTTAATGTGGTGAAAACAATGATTATCCACATTCTAATGAATCTTTCTTATCATGAACATTGCAGGTTCAATGTCTTGGGTTTACATGAATTTGACAGCGATAGAAAAAGAATGTCGGTTATATTAGGCTACCCGGACAGTTCAGTTAAACTCTTTGTCAAAGGAGCAGACACAGCCATGTTTAGTGTAATGGACAAATCACACAACATGGATGTAATAAAAGCGACAGAAACTCATCTTCATTCTTACTCTTCCCTAGGTTTAAGAACACTTGTTATTGGAATGAAAGAGCTAAGCACTTCAGAGTTTGAGCAATGGCATACAGCTTATGAAGCAGCAAGCACTGCAGTATTTGGAAGGGCTGCACtgcttaaaaaaatttcaaaccatGTCGAAAACAATGTTTTCATATTAGGAGCATCTGCTATTGAAGATAAACTTCAACAAGGCGTGCCGGAAGCAATTGAGTCGCTAAGAGCAGCAGGGATTAAAGTTTGGGTTTTGACTGGTGACAAACAAGAAACTGCTATATCTATTGGATTCTCATCAAAACTTTTGACAAGAAACATgactcaaattattattaatagtaatagtaaAGTGTCATGTAGAAAAAGTCTCAAAGATGCTCTTGAAAGGTCTAGAAAACTTGACGCAGTTGCAACACAGATAGCTTTGATTATTGATGGTGGAAGCCTTGTACACATTCTTGACAGTGAACATGAGGAAGAGGTTAGTTTCATTATATCTTGGTGGAATTACGATTTAGGTTTAATTTCTTgattatgttttatttgctgATTTTGGCTATTTGTGTTTGATTCAGCTGTTTCAACTTGCAAGTTTGTGTTCTGTCGTTCTTTGTTGTCGAGTGGCTCCACTGCAAAAGGCTGGTATTGTTTCCCTTGTGAAGAAAAGAACATCTGACATGACACTAGCCATTGGTGATGGTATCAATTCTTCACTTGATTTGCTTCAACTTGTCAATTCCCttcaattcattttttactagtaagattttttatttgtgctgtatattagagagagaaaactgaTGTGTATCCATGTGTTACATTACAGGTGCTAATGATGTATCAATGATTCAAATGGCTGATGTTGGAGTTGGTATAAGTGGACAAGAGGGTAGGCAAGCTGTGATGGCATCAGATTTTGCAATGGGACAGTTTAGGTTTTTAGTTCCTCTCTTATTGATACATGGTCACTGGAATTACCAAAGGCTTGGTTACATGATACTATACAATTTCTACAGAAATGCAGTCCTTGTTCTTGTCCTATTTTGGTAAGTCACAATCCAAAAACTGgtttatcatattatatatgttGTGGGTCTATTTGTCAATATCGTGTTTGATGTCTCTTTCAGCATTACTGTTTTATAGATAATTGGACCGTCAATATATAATTAAGGGCACACCGCCCTCTAGAAGGGCCCAAACAGCCCTAGACGCGTCCTCCGAAGGGCGCCGCCTCAGAAGGCTTCTAGAAGCATCTAGATGCTCTAAACATGACTTAGGGCCCAAGTTGCTTAGGGGCTAAGTCACGGAAAAACAAGCCCACGCAAGGCTATAAATACCCCCTTGAGATCATTCTCAAGACATGACCAAAAGAGACTAAACCCTAGTTTCAAATATTGTACTCACTGCAAGTACAATAATAATTGTCTTTTGAtatatctttctttttcatcttctcctCAAGATTTTAACATAGTAATAATACTTTGTTATGTGCTTTTGCTTTCTAGGTATGTTCTCTACACTGCTTTCACTTCAACAACTGCAATAAATGAATGGAGCTCCACATTGTACTCAATAATCTACAGTGCACTTCCAACTATTATTGTTGGAATTCTTGACAAAGATCTTAGTAGAAGCACTCTCCTAAAGTATCCTCAACTTTATAGTGCTGGACAAAGAGATGAAGCCTACAACAAGAAATTGTTTATGTTAACAATGGTTGATACTTTGTGGCAAAGCATGGTTGTATTTTGGCCTCCACTCTTTGCATATTGGAAAAGTACTATTGATATAGCAAGCATAGGAGACCTTTGGACTCTTGCAGTGGTTATTTTGGTCAATTTACATTTGGCTATGGATGTTGTTAGATGGTATTGGGTGACTCATGCTGTCATTTGGGGATCTATTCTTGCTACATTCATTTCTGTCATGATCATTGATGCTATACCTCAACTTCCTGGTTACTGGTATGTATTCACTATACTTTCCCTAATCTATTTCTCTCATAATATGCTAGACTAGAAAATTCAACTTTAAAGTAAACAGATAAATAAATCACCCGAATATAATAATTGATCACATAGTTCAACCAATTGTGTGTATAGCTTCGAAGTGGAGTGATCGTTGATGTTTTCTACTATACAAAAGTTAGAATTTCAAAGAATAAGTTGCATTTAAATACTACGGTCCAGCCCCccgttttttttaattaaagaaatacacacatgacatttttatttatttttaaattgaaaattacacacgtggcaatGGCATCCAACTcacttaagtgaggtgccacgtgtgcattgactgagtcaaaattgacctgaggaccaaaactgcaaaagggTCAATACTTAGATGGATGggttgtaatttattttgttagatTGTCAAAATCGCAAGATCGTGATATTTAGGGttca
It encodes:
- the LOC11408489 gene encoding phospholipid-transporting ATPase 1 yields the protein MDSKRPLLLQSPRTPNDQYIPTIPVFPELPKSKSSSSNTVTFSGVEFGQVENKNSSNSSSSSKSSMSIHSMGSSKRNNSVREMSSLNHSGSKSTVRYGSKGGGDSEGLTMSQRELRDEDARLVYINDPEKTNENFEFFGNSIRTAKYSILTFIPRNLFEQFHRVAYIYFLIIAILNQLPQLAVFGRYVSILPLAFVLFVTGVKDAFEDWRRHNSDKVENNRLATILMNDGSFIEKKWKDIRVGEIVKIKTNETIPCDIVLLSTSDPTGVAYVQTINLDGESNLKTRYAKQETGSKVQPRYTGLIKCEKPNRNIYGFMANMEIDGKKLSLGSTNIVLRGCELKNTSWALGVAVYCGRETKAMLNNSGAPSKRSRLETRMNYEIIMLSFFLVALCTITSVCAAVWLKRHKDELNLLPYYRKLDFSKPVVEDYKYYGWGLEIFFTFLMSVIVYQVMIPIALYISMELVRVGQAYFMIEDDRLYDEATNSKFQCRALNINEDLGQIKYVFSDKTGTLTENKMEFQCASIRGVDYSSTNTSTENELGEYSVQVDGKILKPKMKVKVNPELLQLARNGVENVEGKRIYDFFLALATCNTIVPIVVDTPDPDVKLLDYQGESPDEQALAYAAAAYGFMLIERTSGHIVIDIHGQRLKFNVLGLHEFDSDRKRMSVILGYPDSSVKLFVKGADTAMFSVMDKSHNMDVIKATETHLHSYSSLGLRTLVIGMKELSTSEFEQWHTAYEAASTAVFGRAALLKKISNHVENNVFILGASAIEDKLQQGVPEAIESLRAAGIKVWVLTGDKQETAISIGFSSKLLTRNMTQIIINSNSKVSCRKSLKDALERSRKLDAVATQIALIIDGGSLVHILDSEHEEELFQLASLCSVVLCCRVAPLQKAGIVSLVKKRTSDMTLAIGDGANDVSMIQMADVGVGISGQEGRQAVMASDFAMGQFRFLVPLLLIHGHWNYQRLGYMILYNFYRNAVLVLVLFWYVLYTAFTSTTAINEWSSTLYSIIYSALPTIIVGILDKDLSRSTLLKYPQLYSAGQRDEAYNKKLFMLTMVDTLWQSMVVFWPPLFAYWKSTIDIASIGDLWTLAVVILVNLHLAMDVVRWYWVTHAVIWGSILATFISVMIIDAIPQLPGYWAFFHVSSTGLFWALLLGIVIAALLPRLVVKYIYQYYFPSDIQISREAEKMREYQRVAENGQIEMLPISYHQPR